Proteins found in one Brevibacillus brevis genomic segment:
- a CDS encoding sigma factor G inhibitor Gin, with the protein MEKVAQRCIVCEQEQNDGIAICEQFICQRCEQEMVNTDVQDEKYPFFIHQMRRIWLRKDA; encoded by the coding sequence ATGGAAAAAGTTGCTCAGCGATGTATCGTCTGTGAACAGGAGCAGAATGACGGAATCGCCATTTGTGAGCAGTTTATCTGTCAACGGTGCGAACAGGAAATGGTCAATACCGATGTACAGGATGAAAAGTACCCGTTTTTTATTCATCAGATGAGACGCATTTGGTTGCGAAAAGATGCGTGA
- the dnaX gene encoding DNA polymerase III subunit gamma/tau, with protein sequence MAYTALYRVYRPQTFQDVVGQEHVTTTLRNALRENRLSHAYLFNGPRGTGKTSAAKIMAKAVNCEQPIDGEPCNQCDTCRAISNGSVTDVLEIDAASNRGVEEIRDIRDKVKFAPSDVRYKVYIIDEVHMLTTEAFNALLKTLEEPPSHVIFILATTEPHKLPATIISRCQRFDFHRIPLRVMVDLLQRICQSQGVQVEEQALQLVAKMAEGGARDALSLLDQAISYSKDEVRASDIMQITGTVAQSYFSVLARHIAENDIAQVMEQFDKVMVQGKDPEQFLHDFLYYYRDMLLLKTAPQLEEIVERTMIDDQFAEVAKLYSFPVLYAAIETCNQALSQLKWSTYARVLVELTLVKMCQPNANATESMGASPVNSEELTAMSNRIRVLEERLVQVMQGQVSIPGQQKAEETRKNEPRRIAAASGGSRTPMNRVREVAKAMDENLTRQVRGQWSQILTELKKIKIQYQAWLVNGQPVAAGNEAVVVTFNSAIHCDKTMEAELRSVIERVMSTVLGRPLQLLSVMEEEWQSVDQQVGQKDASDEPEEDPFLAEAIKLVGEDLVEVKD encoded by the coding sequence ATGGCTTATACCGCGCTATACCGCGTATACCGACCGCAGACTTTTCAAGACGTAGTCGGACAAGAGCATGTTACGACAACCTTGCGTAATGCTTTACGCGAAAATAGGCTGTCCCATGCCTATTTATTCAACGGTCCCCGAGGTACGGGAAAAACAAGTGCAGCCAAAATTATGGCGAAAGCAGTGAACTGCGAGCAGCCCATAGATGGTGAGCCATGCAATCAATGCGATACGTGTAGAGCCATATCCAACGGTTCTGTAACGGATGTGCTGGAAATCGACGCGGCATCCAATCGTGGTGTTGAAGAGATCCGCGACATTCGCGACAAAGTGAAATTTGCCCCGAGTGACGTCAGGTATAAAGTGTACATCATCGATGAAGTGCATATGCTGACGACAGAGGCATTTAACGCTTTGTTAAAAACCCTCGAAGAGCCGCCGTCCCACGTCATTTTTATTTTGGCGACGACAGAGCCACACAAGCTGCCAGCTACAATTATCTCTCGTTGCCAGCGCTTTGATTTTCACCGAATTCCTCTGAGAGTGATGGTCGATCTTTTGCAAAGGATTTGCCAATCACAAGGGGTGCAGGTGGAGGAGCAGGCCCTGCAGCTCGTAGCGAAGATGGCTGAAGGTGGAGCCCGTGACGCTCTTAGCTTGTTGGACCAAGCGATTAGCTATAGCAAGGACGAGGTTCGTGCTAGCGATATTATGCAGATTACGGGCACAGTTGCCCAATCTTACTTTTCTGTGCTTGCGCGACATATTGCCGAAAATGATATTGCGCAGGTCATGGAGCAATTTGATAAGGTTATGGTGCAAGGGAAAGACCCGGAGCAGTTCCTGCACGATTTCCTCTATTATTACCGCGATATGCTGTTATTGAAGACAGCGCCGCAGTTGGAAGAGATTGTCGAGCGGACCATGATTGATGATCAGTTTGCAGAGGTTGCAAAGCTGTACTCGTTTCCGGTGCTTTATGCAGCGATTGAGACCTGCAATCAGGCTTTGTCGCAATTAAAATGGTCGACCTATGCAAGGGTGCTGGTTGAACTGACGCTTGTCAAAATGTGCCAGCCTAATGCGAATGCGACGGAATCTATGGGAGCCTCACCCGTTAACAGCGAGGAACTGACCGCGATGTCCAATCGTATCCGCGTTTTGGAAGAGCGTTTGGTTCAAGTGATGCAAGGTCAGGTGAGCATTCCCGGCCAGCAAAAGGCCGAAGAAACGCGCAAGAACGAGCCAAGGCGCATAGCTGCGGCTTCTGGTGGTTCGCGAACCCCGATGAATAGAGTCAGGGAAGTCGCGAAGGCCATGGATGAGAATTTGACGAGACAGGTGCGCGGGCAGTGGAGTCAAATTTTGACCGAACTGAAAAAGATCAAGATTCAGTACCAGGCTTGGCTAGTCAATGGTCAACCGGTAGCTGCCGGCAATGAAGCTGTTGTCGTAACCTTCAACAGTGCCATCCATTGCGATAAGACGATGGAGGCAGAGCTTCGGAGCGTGATCGAGCGCGTTATGTCTACGGTGCTGGGCAGGCCCTTGCAGCTCTTGTCTGTCATGGAGGAAGAGTGGCAAAGTGTAGACCAGCAGGTTGGTCAAAAGGACGCTTCTGATGAGCCGGAAGAGGACCCATTTTTGGCGGAAGCCATCAAGCTCGTCGGAGAAGATCTTGTTGAAGTCAAAGACTAA
- a CDS encoding CPBP family intramembrane glutamic endopeptidase has product MLTGPGLSLASGIRRQKSTPWAIMLFIGYWLMFAAELSMIRFHKGADGKWIATTVGQPEVWLGLLAFAVTVFSFIATIGFIVSLLRERRQPTSWLWQYDEFTGNDVLHIVAWLHVFQTGVLLLYGFLLEGTFFSTGTIGGILESAIFQLFLLILIPFWFRGRLGEIGVRRPVRLGRMLLMLAALFLLIALVLDTVVTNPIADWFGLSLSSEREQQIEKEIVQAKETDILAALTSLLVIGILVPIAEEILFRGVIQTYLVQRIGPVLGILLSSLWFGLLHMDIALFAPLFVIGLILGFVRHRYQSIWGAVLLHALNNMTGVLYYFH; this is encoded by the coding sequence ATGCTGACAGGACCAGGACTGTCGCTTGCGAGTGGGATACGGCGACAGAAGTCCACTCCATGGGCGATCATGCTGTTTATTGGGTATTGGCTCATGTTTGCTGCGGAGTTATCCATGATTCGTTTTCACAAGGGGGCAGACGGAAAGTGGATCGCTACCACCGTCGGGCAACCGGAGGTATGGCTAGGATTACTTGCATTTGCAGTGACGGTATTTAGCTTCATTGCGACCATTGGTTTCATTGTGAGCCTGCTAAGGGAAAGACGGCAGCCGACGTCATGGCTATGGCAATATGACGAGTTTACAGGGAATGATGTACTGCATATTGTAGCTTGGCTGCATGTGTTTCAAACAGGCGTACTACTGTTGTATGGGTTTTTGCTGGAAGGTACCTTCTTTTCCACCGGTACGATCGGAGGGATATTGGAATCAGCTATTTTTCAACTGTTCCTGTTGATTTTGATTCCGTTTTGGTTTCGTGGGCGACTGGGGGAAATCGGTGTTCGCCGACCTGTACGACTAGGCCGGATGCTGCTGATGCTAGCTGCTCTGTTTCTTTTGATTGCACTGGTGTTGGATACGGTGGTGACTAACCCGATTGCGGACTGGTTTGGACTGTCTCTGTCCTCAGAGAGAGAGCAGCAGATCGAAAAAGAGATCGTGCAGGCGAAAGAAACGGATATTTTGGCGGCGCTCACCTCACTTCTGGTCATTGGCATATTGGTTCCGATTGCGGAGGAGATTTTGTTTCGAGGCGTGATTCAGACTTATCTGGTTCAGAGAATCGGGCCCGTTTTGGGTATCCTGCTGAGCAGTCTCTGGTTTGGGCTCTTGCATATGGATATCGCTCTGTTCGCTCCACTTTTTGTCATCGGACTTATACTCGGATTCGTTCGACATCGGTACCAATCAATCTGGGGAGCCGTTTTGCTGCATGCGTTGAACAACATGACAGGAGTACTTTACTACTTTCATTGA
- a CDS encoding pro-sigmaK processing inhibitor BofA family protein — MTTGWVIALIVVGILLVIAASKSVTGPIRWIGFGIMQVVIGALLLFFTNLVGELANFHIPINPVTALLVGLLRLPGLAALIVIKLWVM, encoded by the coding sequence ATGACTACAGGGTGGGTTATAGCACTGATTGTAGTTGGAATTTTGCTGGTGATAGCCGCCAGCAAATCTGTCACGGGCCCGATCAGGTGGATTGGATTTGGGATCATGCAAGTCGTGATTGGCGCATTATTGCTGTTTTTCACCAATCTGGTTGGAGAGTTGGCTAACTTTCACATCCCGATCAACCCGGTGACGGCTCTGCTCGTCGGACTTCTCCGTTTGCCTGGATTGGCGGCGTTGATTGTCATCAAGCTATGGGTTATGTAA
- the recR gene encoding recombination mediator RecR: MFYPEPVSKLIDGFMKLPGIGPKTAGRLAFFVLNMKEDDVLDLAKALVNAKRQLHYCSVCNNITDLDPCHICRDKRRDGSVICVVQEPRDVVAMEKTREFEGYYHVLHGAISPMDGIGPEDIRIPDLLKRLGDEQVKEVILATNPNIEGEATAMYISRLIKPFGIRVTRIAHGLPVGGDLEYADEVTLTKALEGRRDL, from the coding sequence ATGTTTTATCCAGAACCGGTCTCAAAGCTCATTGATGGTTTTATGAAATTGCCCGGCATCGGTCCCAAAACGGCTGGGCGGCTTGCCTTTTTTGTGCTCAATATGAAAGAGGACGACGTGCTTGATCTGGCAAAAGCATTGGTCAATGCCAAGCGTCAGCTTCATTATTGCTCGGTCTGCAACAATATTACCGATCTTGATCCATGTCATATTTGTCGAGACAAACGCCGTGACGGTTCAGTCATCTGTGTGGTGCAAGAGCCGCGTGACGTGGTAGCGATGGAGAAGACGAGAGAGTTTGAAGGGTATTATCACGTTTTGCACGGGGCAATTTCTCCTATGGATGGGATCGGTCCGGAAGATATTCGCATTCCTGACCTGTTGAAGCGCCTCGGTGATGAGCAGGTGAAGGAAGTCATTTTGGCGACCAATCCGAATATCGAAGGGGAAGCGACAGCGATGTACATTTCCCGGCTGATTAAACCTTTTGGCATTCGCGTGACGCGTATCGCCCATGGCTTGCCAGTCGGTGGAGATTTGGAGTACGCCGATGAAGTGACGCTGACCAAAGCATTGGAAGGCAGACGCGACCTGTAA
- a CDS encoding SRPBCC family protein — protein sequence MPVIRMEFLIDAPRQVCFDAARSIDLHMESTASTKERAIGGVTSGLINQGETVTWEAVHFGIKQNLTVKITEMEEPRYFVDEMVSGAFKRFHHTHEFIPITDNQTRMIDIFDYTSPLGILGKLADWLFLEAYMTRFLRTRNEYLKQIAEDQIKALQS from the coding sequence ATGCCTGTTATTCGTATGGAGTTTTTGATAGATGCTCCGCGACAGGTCTGCTTCGATGCTGCCAGAAGCATTGATTTGCATATGGAATCGACCGCCAGCACGAAGGAGAGAGCGATCGGAGGAGTAACGAGCGGACTGATAAACCAGGGGGAGACGGTTACCTGGGAAGCCGTTCACTTCGGTATCAAGCAGAATTTGACGGTGAAAATCACAGAGATGGAGGAACCGCGCTATTTTGTGGATGAGATGGTTTCCGGGGCATTCAAACGGTTTCATCATACGCATGAGTTTATTCCAATAACGGACAATCAGACGAGGATGATTGATATTTTTGATTACACATCTCCGCTGGGTATTTTGGGAAAGCTCGCAGATTGGTTGTTCCTGGAGGCGTATATGACGCGGTTTTTGCGGACGCGAAATGAATATCTCAAGCAAATAGCAGAAGATCAGATCAAAGCTTTGCAATCTTGA
- a CDS encoding PAS domain-containing sensor histidine kinase, protein MGALSSLHLVGSSGRLQRFMHQLPTAVLLVNQAGSIVEVNEQLLRVTGYSRDQLVNQPISSLLPHRGSIELMYEEYLRKEEEVGTKGEVELEWCDKQGRCRSTPVMIMAQQAEELLYMIHFPQLLKESDQLLSQRLLTKLTYDTSMGLFILDEKSIIIEASQTACKLLGMERLDVINKHVDQVFSGIPEPHRFIKKELLEGVKLQNVATSWTNDNQRYELIVDANTLQDESGKTVGAFILFKDITNLRSFAQKLERNERLAMIGQIAAGTAHEIRNPLTSIKGFLQMFLKSFADSGMEREKTYTEIMLTEINRINSLVSEFLLLSKPRNIQYSMVDLNTVFEEILPIVVSQANLYGIDVQFASCGKLPMVVGDNELLKQVFINICKNGIEAMGEQGSLRISHHFDQDGDKVSIDIHDSGPGIPLYIIDKIFDPFFTTKEEGTGLGLSVCQKIIHDIGGQIRVSSKGFGTTFHIMLPY, encoded by the coding sequence ATGGGTGCACTTTCTTCGTTACATCTCGTTGGCTCGTCCGGTCGATTGCAGCGGTTCATGCATCAACTGCCTACTGCCGTTTTATTGGTGAATCAAGCGGGTAGTATCGTGGAGGTCAACGAACAACTGCTTCGTGTAACCGGATATTCACGCGATCAACTTGTCAATCAGCCTATCAGCTCTCTTCTTCCCCATCGAGGCTCCATAGAGCTCATGTATGAGGAATATTTGCGAAAGGAAGAAGAAGTGGGAACCAAAGGCGAGGTTGAACTGGAATGGTGTGATAAACAGGGAAGATGCAGGAGCACACCTGTCATGATCATGGCACAGCAAGCAGAAGAACTTCTGTACATGATTCATTTTCCCCAACTCCTAAAAGAAAGCGATCAGCTTTTGTCGCAGCGATTGCTGACCAAACTGACCTATGATACAAGCATGGGCTTGTTTATCCTCGACGAGAAATCGATCATTATCGAAGCCAGTCAAACTGCGTGCAAGCTGTTGGGTATGGAGAGACTGGACGTCATCAATAAGCACGTCGATCAAGTATTTAGCGGCATTCCCGAACCGCATCGGTTCATTAAAAAAGAACTGCTGGAAGGTGTAAAGCTGCAAAATGTCGCGACTTCCTGGACCAATGACAACCAACGCTATGAGCTGATTGTCGACGCCAATACACTCCAAGACGAGTCAGGGAAAACAGTGGGGGCGTTTATTCTTTTCAAAGACATAACAAATCTGCGATCCTTCGCCCAAAAGCTCGAGCGGAATGAACGCTTGGCGATGATCGGGCAAATTGCTGCTGGTACAGCACATGAGATTCGTAATCCACTCACCTCGATCAAAGGATTTCTGCAAATGTTCCTCAAGTCATTCGCTGACAGCGGCATGGAGCGGGAGAAAACGTACACCGAAATCATGCTCACCGAAATCAATCGCATCAATTCTTTAGTCAGTGAATTCCTACTATTGAGCAAGCCACGTAATATTCAATATTCCATGGTCGATTTAAATACCGTTTTTGAGGAAATTTTGCCGATCGTCGTGTCACAGGCGAATCTGTATGGAATTGATGTTCAGTTTGCCTCTTGCGGTAAGCTTCCAATGGTCGTCGGGGATAACGAGCTATTGAAGCAAGTGTTTATTAATATCTGCAAAAACGGAATAGAAGCAATGGGAGAGCAAGGATCGCTTCGGATTTCCCATCATTTCGATCAGGATGGCGACAAAGTCAGTATCGATATTCACGATTCAGGTCCGGGCATCCCGCTTTACATTATTGATAAGATTTTTGATCCGTTTTTTACGACAAAAGAGGAAGGGACTGGGCTCGGATTGTCCGTCTGCCAAAAAATCATTCACGATATTGGCGGTCAAATCCGTGTCTCCTCCAAAGGGTTTGGGACGACCTTCCATATCATGCTGCCGTATTAG
- a CDS encoding YbaB/EbfC family nucleoid-associated protein, whose protein sequence is MQQMQQMMKQVKKMQEEMQKAQEGLKERIVEGSAGGGAITVKIDGHKQIKDIVIKPEVVDPEDVEMLQDLVLTAVNDALRKADEMVGKEMGKFTGGMNIPGLF, encoded by the coding sequence ATGCAGCAAATGCAACAAATGATGAAGCAAGTGAAAAAAATGCAGGAAGAAATGCAGAAAGCGCAAGAAGGCTTGAAAGAGAGAATCGTGGAAGGCTCTGCTGGTGGCGGTGCAATCACTGTAAAAATCGATGGACATAAACAAATCAAAGACATCGTGATCAAGCCGGAAGTAGTAGACCCTGAGGATGTAGAAATGCTGCAAGACCTGGTGCTCACTGCTGTGAACGATGCACTGCGTAAAGCCGATGAAATGGTAGGCAAGGAAATGGGTAAGTTTACCGGAGGCATGAACATCCCAGGCCTGTTCTAA
- a CDS encoding DUF2508 family protein, protein MSRWRKKARFVVEWNEASLDVAVNQARMDWQHARHLVEISEPDGGLDDVIYYLHVTEKRYMYLLAQAKRERNRQQA, encoded by the coding sequence GTGAGTAGGTGGAGAAAAAAAGCGAGGTTCGTGGTGGAATGGAATGAAGCGAGCTTGGATGTGGCAGTCAATCAGGCGCGAATGGACTGGCAGCATGCCCGCCATCTTGTGGAGATCAGTGAACCGGATGGCGGTTTGGATGATGTCATTTACTATTTGCACGTGACCGAAAAGCGGTATATGTATTTGCTCGCGCAAGCAAAGCGCGAGAGGAATCGCCAACAGGCATAG